The nucleotide sequence TCGGGTATCGAACGCCGCTACACTGATACCTCTAACAGCAGGCTCCGAGATTCTGTTGAGGAAGTCCTGAATCGCTAGCGTCGGCCTGCCTCCCTGGGTCGGAGAACCGACGATGAGGAAGTCGATAGATTCCAATGCCGAGATATTTGCCTCACCGGCACGGAGCACTTTAACATCACCGGATGGGGCAAGACTTGCGGCAATAGCCCTGGCGATTTTCTCTGTGTTTCCATGAAGTGAGTCGTAAACTATTAAAGCCTTCACTGGAGACACCTGCGCTCCATACTCCGTTGCCCAGGGTACACCTGAATCAGCGAAGCCTCAAGCATGCGTAGCCCCATTCAAGGCAGTAACTCAGGCTGCTCCCTGGAAGATGTGGACCCGGCGCAGGGGCTCCTGGCCGGAGGAGGAGGAGGCCAGGCCATAGCGCTCGGCCAGCTGGTGCTGGAGCCGCCGGATATAGGAGGACTGGGGGGAGAGCTCTACCTCCCTCTCCCCGCCCAGCACCTTCTGGGCCGCCTCCTCGGCCTCCTTGAGGGCCCTTTCCACCGGGCCCACCTCGGCGGCGCTGATGGCGGAGAGGAACTGGCGCATCTGGTAGGTGGTGTTGGACTTGAGGACATAGATGGGAAGGCCCTTCTCCTCCGCCTCCTTCATGACAGGGGGTTTTCTCCTGTAGTGGGCCTTGGAGGTGACCAGGAGGTCTGCCCTTTCCAGGTCCCCCTCCAGGCTCACCGGGGACCGCCCTTCCCTTATTGCCTGTTCCAGCCGGGAACGGCTTATCCCGTAGGGCAGAAGGCGCAGGGGCTTTTCCTTCCCCCCTGTGGGCAAGGGGCCGGGGGTGGGGTGGGAGACAGGGGCCTGCTCCCGCCTCATCTCCCCCTTCTCATCTATGTAGCGTGCCTCGGGGGAGACCTTTCTCCCCCGGAGGATGGCGTCCACTGCCTCCCCCACAGTGGGGTGGACGGCCACCCGGTCCCGGTCCTGGATTTCCACCACGATGTCAAAGGTGGGGGGGGCCTTGCGTTCCAGGATGGACTTCTGGGTCCCCCGCCTCCGGGCCTCCTCGTCCCCCAGGGTAACCGACTCGATGCCCCCCACCAGGTCGGCGAGGACTGGGTTGAGGATGAGGTTCTCCAGGGTATTGCCGTGGGCGGTGGCCACCAGTTGCACCCCCCTTTCGGCGATGGTGCGGGCAGCCTGTGCCTCCAGCTCGGTGCCTATCTCGTCAATGACTATTACCTCGGGCATGTGGTTTTCCACCGCCTCTATCATCACGGCGTGCTGGAGGGTGGGGGAGGGGACCTGCATGCGGCGGGCGTGGCCTATGGCGGGGTGGGGGATATCCCCGTCCCCAGCTATCTCGTTGGAGGTGTCCACAATCACCACCCGCTTCTTGAAGTCATCTGCCAGGACCCGGGCCACCTCCCGGAGCATGGTGGTCTTGCCCACCCCCGGCCTCCCCAGAAGGAGGAGGCTCTTGCCTGTCTGAATGAGGTCGCCGATTATCCTGATGGTGCCGAAGACCGCCCGCCCTACTCTCAGGGTCAGGCCTACAACCTTGCCCTGGCGGTTGCGGACGGCGGAGATGCGGTGCAATGTCCGCTCAATCCCTGCCCGGTTGTCCCCGCTGAAAGGGCTTATCCGGGAGGTTACGAATCCTATATCCTCCTCGGTCACCTCCCCGGGTGAGAGGACGACCTCCCGGTGGGGGAAGCGGGCCTCGGGGGGGCGGCCCAGGTCCATGACGACCTCCAGGAGGTCGTGGAGTTCGGCGTCCTGGGCCAGGGGCTGCCTGATTCGCTGCGGCAGGGCGGCCAGGAAGGCATCCAGGTCGTCAACAATCTGCTTCATCTCAGGCATGGGCTGCTTCATCTCAGGCACGGGCGGGAATGAAGGCGGGTTGGCGGGCCCTGGCGACCAGCTCTTTCACCAGCAGGGTGTTCTCCCCTACCTTGCGGAAGCCATAGGCCACGAGAAGCCTCTCCAGCTCCTCCTGGAAGGGGAAGGCAAAGCAGAGAAAAGGGCCACAGCCCCTCAGCCTTCTCAGGGCGTAGCCCAGCAACCCCTCCAGGCCCTCAGGGGTGGCCAGGACTTCCACGGAGCCCCTTCCCCCTGTCATCTCCAGACGGAGCCAGCCCTGGGCCCTCCTCTCCTTTTCCCAGACCATTTCTGTTTCCCACCTCTCCTGGCTCTCCCGCCACTCCTGGAGGCTCATGCCCTCCGCCTGCCTAATCTGGGGGGGGACCAGCAGGCTGTAGAGCTGGAAGAGCTGCTGGTCGTCGTGGGTGGAGCGGGGCCGGAGGGGGAGGGGGGGAGGGGAGGGCAGAGGGGTGGGGGCCAGGAATAGGTCCTCCTCACCATAGGGGAGGAAAGAGACCCGGCGGGCCAGGTCCAGGAGGTGGCTATCGGCAGGGAGGCGGAGAAAAAGCCTCTCGGCACCCCTTTCCGCCAGGACGAGCCCCGGCTCCTGGAGCAGGGGCAGGGCCTCCTCCTCGGGCGGAATGGACAGGTAGGCAACTTCCCATGCCCGGGGCCCGGTGCGGGGGCGGACGGAGAGGAGGCCCCGGAACCTTCCCTCATCCAGCCCTACCCAGGTGTGCCACCTCCCCCCCAGGGGTCCGGCGAAGCAGGCCATGGGTGGTCTCCGCTGAAGGTTGTCCCTGGTCCTGGCCTGGTTGGGGAGGTTTCGCCCCAGTAAGAGAAAGGCCTCCTTCAGACTCAGGGAGCAGACGGTAAACATTACTGGGACAGCATACTCAAGAAGTAGGCGTGCAGGCGGAGGTCCCTGGAGAGCTCCGGGTGGAAGGCGCAGGCCAGGAGGTTCTTCTGCCTTATGACTACCGGCCACCCCTCGGGAAGGCGGGCCAGGGCCTCCACCCCCGGCCCCAGCCTTTCGATAATGGGTGCCCGGATAAACACTGCGGGGAAGGGGGCATCTCCCAGGGCAGGGATGGCAAGCTCCGTCTCAAAGCTGTCCACCTGCCGGCCAAAGGCGTTCCTCTTGACCTCAATATCCAGCACCCTCAGGGTCTCCAGGGCCAGGTCGGTGGCCTTCCTGGCCATAAGGATAAGGCCGGCACAGGTGCCCAGGAGGGGCAATCCCTCCCCCACCAGCTTCCTCAGCGGCTCCAGGAGGGCAAAGTCGGCCATAAGCCGGCTGATGGTGGTGCTCTCCCCCCCGGGAATGATGATAGCGTCCAGGCCCTCCAGCTCCCGCGGCAGCCTCACCTCCCGGCCTTCGGCCTTGAGGCGCTCCAAGACCTGGAGGTGCTCCTGGAAGTCCCCCTGGAGGGCCAGTACGCCTATCTTCTTGGCCACTACCACCCTCTGGGGGCCAGGAGGGAGTCCTTGGGGATAGTGCGGATGTCCAGGCCGGGCATAGCCTGGCCCAGCCCCTTGGAAACCTCGGCCACGACCTGGGGGTCCCGATAGTGGGTCACGGCCCGGACGATGGCCCTGGCCCGGGCGAGGGGGTCGCTGGACTTGAAGATGCCCGAGCCCACGAAGACCCCATCGGCCCCGAGATGCATCATCAGGGCGGCATCGGCGGGGGTGGCCAGGCCACCTGCGGCGAAGTTCACCACCGGCAGGCCGCCCAGCTTCTTCACCTCCACCACCATCTCCAGGGGGGCCCCCAGGGCCTTGGCCTCGGCCATAAGCTCGTCCTCGGGCATGTTCACCAGGCGGCGGATGCCGTCCTGGACGGCTCTCATATGTCTTACTGCCTCCACCACATTTCCCGTCCCCGCCTCCCCCTTGGTGCGGACCATGGCGGCCCCCTCGGCTATGCGCCTCAGGGCCTCCCCCAGGTCCCGGCAGCCGCAGACAAAGGGAATCTTGAATTCGTGCTTCCAGACATGATGGGCTTCATCTGCGGGGGTGAGGACCTCCGACTCGTCCACGAAGTCCACCCCCAGGGCCTCCAGGACCTGGGCCTCCACGAAGTGGCCGATGCGGCACTTGGCCATAACGGGGACAGTCACCGCCTTC is from Chloroflexota bacterium and encodes:
- the pdxT gene encoding pyridoxal 5'-phosphate synthase glutaminase subunit PdxT, which encodes MVVAKKIGVLALQGDFQEHLQVLERLKAEGREVRLPRELEGLDAIIIPGGESTTISRLMADFALLEPLRKLVGEGLPLLGTCAGLILMARKATDLALETLRVLDIEVKRNAFGRQVDSFETELAIPALGDAPFPAVFIRAPIIERLGPGVEALARLPEGWPVVIRQKNLLACAFHPELSRDLRLHAYFLSMLSQ
- a CDS encoding flavodoxin family protein, with the translated sequence MKALIVYDSLHGNTEKIARAIAASLAPSGDVKVLRAGEANISALESIDFLIVGSPTQGGRPTLAIQDFLNRISEPAVRGISVAAFDTRISTRWVGIFGYAAGKIAGSLKTKSGTLILPPEGFFVKGTEGPLKEGELERAASWAKGIAK
- a CDS encoding AAA family ATPase, coding for MPEMKQIVDDLDAFLAALPQRIRQPLAQDAELHDLLEVVMDLGRPPEARFPHREVVLSPGEVTEEDIGFVTSRISPFSGDNRAGIERTLHRISAVRNRQGKVVGLTLRVGRAVFGTIRIIGDLIQTGKSLLLLGRPGVGKTTMLREVARVLADDFKKRVVIVDTSNEIAGDGDIPHPAIGHARRMQVPSPTLQHAVMIEAVENHMPEVIVIDEIGTELEAQAARTIAERGVQLVATAHGNTLENLILNPVLADLVGGIESVTLGDEEARRRGTQKSILERKAPPTFDIVVEIQDRDRVAVHPTVGEAVDAILRGRKVSPEARYIDEKGEMRREQAPVSHPTPGPLPTGGKEKPLRLLPYGISRSRLEQAIREGRSPVSLEGDLERADLLVTSKAHYRRKPPVMKEAEEKGLPIYVLKSNTTYQMRQFLSAISAAEVGPVERALKEAEEAAQKVLGGEREVELSPQSSYIRRLQHQLAERYGLASSSSGQEPLRRVHIFQGAA
- the pdxS gene encoding pyridoxal 5'-phosphate synthase lyase subunit PdxS, translating into MERGTWRVKCGLAQMLKGGVIMDVVNSEQAQIAEEAGACAVMALERVPADIRAAGGVARMADPTIIEAIMKAVTVPVMAKCRIGHFVEAQVLEALGVDFVDESEVLTPADEAHHVWKHEFKIPFVCGCRDLGEALRRIAEGAAMVRTKGEAGTGNVVEAVRHMRAVQDGIRRLVNMPEDELMAEAKALGAPLEMVVEVKKLGGLPVVNFAAGGLATPADAALMMHLGADGVFVGSGIFKSSDPLARARAIVRAVTHYRDPQVVAEVSKGLGQAMPGLDIRTIPKDSLLAPRGW